One window of the Pan troglodytes isolate AG18354 chromosome 12, NHGRI_mPanTro3-v2.0_pri, whole genome shotgun sequence genome contains the following:
- the TMEM214 gene encoding transmembrane protein 214 isoform X6: MATKTAGVGRWEVVKKGRRPGAGAGAGGRGGGRKRRALGEANGVWKYDLTPAIQTTSTLYERGFENIMKRQNKEQVPPPAVEPKKPGNKKQPKKVATPPNQNQKQGRFRGLEEALKALDVADLQKELDKSQSVFSGNPSIWLKDLASYLNYKLQAPLSEPTLSQHTHGESLHGYRICIQAILQDKPKIATANLGKFLELLRSHQSRPAKCLTIMWALGQAGFANLTEGLKVWLGIMLPVLGIKSLSPFAITYLDRLLLMHPNLTKGFGMIGPKDFFPLLDFAYMPNNSLTPSLQEQLCQLYPRLKVLAFGAKLDSTLHTYFPSFLSRATPSCPPEMKKELLSSLTECLMVDPLSASVWRQLYPKHLSQSSLLLEHLLSSWEQIPKKVQKSLQETIQSLKLTNQELLRKGSSNNQDVVTCDMACKGLLQQVQGPRLPWTRLLLLLLVFAVGFLCHDLRSHSSFQASLTGRLLRSSGFLPASQQACAKLFSYSLQGYSWLEETLPLWGSHLLTVVRPSLQLAWAHTNATVSFLSAHCASHLAWFGDSLTSLSQRLQIQLPDSVNQLLCYLRELPLLFHQNVLLPLWHLLLEALARAQEHCHEACRGEVTWDCMKTQLSEAVHWTWLCLQDITVAFLDWALALISQQ, encoded by the exons ATGGCGACCAAGACGGCGGGCGTGGGGCGGTGGGAGGTAGTGAAGAAGGGTCGGCGGCCTGGGGCCGGCGCCGGCGCCGGCGGCCGAGGCGGCGGCAGGAAACGCAGGGCGCTCGGGGAAGCAAACGGAGTGTGGAAATACGACCTGACCC CTGCAATCCAGACCACAAGCACCCTTTATGAGCGGGGCTTTGAGAATATCATGAAGCGGCAGAATAAGGAGCAGGTCCCACCCCCTGCTGTGGAGCCTAAGAAACCAGGGAACAAGAAGCAGCCAAAGAAGGTGGCAACTCCTCCCAACCAAAACCAGAAGCAGGGCCGCTTCCGCGGCCTGGAGGAAGCACTGAAAGCT CTGGATGTGGCAGACCTGCAGAAGGAACTGGACAAGAGCCAGAGTGTGTTCTCTGGAAACCCATCCATATGGTTGAAGGACCTGGCCAGCTATCTCAACTACAAGCTACAAGCTCCTCTAAGTGAACCCACGCTGAGCCAGCATACTCATG GGGAGTCACTACATGGTTACCGCATCTGTATCCAGGCCATCCTGCAAGACAAGCCCAAGATTGCCACCGCAAACCTAGGCAAG TTCCTGGAACTGCTGAGGTCCCACCAGAGCCGACCAGCAAAGTGTCTGACCATCATGTGGGCCCTGGGTCAAGCAGGTTTTGCCAACCTCACCGAGGGACTGAAAG TGTGGCTGGGGATCATGCTGCCTGTGCTGGGCATCAAGTCTCTGTCTCCCTTTGCCATCACATACCTGGATCGGCTGCTCCT GATGCATCCCAACCTTACCAAGGGCTTCGGCATGATTGGCCCCAAGGACTTCTTCCCACTTCTGGACTTTGCCTATATGCCGAACAACTCCCTGACACCCAG cctgcaGGAGCAGCTGTGTCAGCTCTACCCCCGACTGAAAGTGCTGGCATTTGGAGCAAAGCTGGATTCCACCCTGCATACCTACTTCCCTTCTTTCCTGTCCAGAGCCACCCCTAGCTGTCCCCCTGAGATGAAGAAAGAG CTCCTGAGCAGCCTGACTGAGTGCCTGATGGTGGACCCCCTCAGTGCCAGCGTCTGGAGGCAGCTGTACCCTAAGCACCTGTCACAGTCCAg CCTTCTGCTGGAGCACTTGCTCAGCTCCTGGGAGCAGATTCCCAAGAAG GTACAGAAGTCTTTGCAAGAAACCATTCAGTCCCTCAAGCTTACCAACCAGGAGCTGCTGAGGAAGGGTAGCAGTAACAACCAGGATGTCGTCACCTGTGACATGGCCTGCAAG GGCCTGTTGCAGCAGGTTCAGGGTCCTCGGCTGCCCTGGACGCGGCTCCTCCTGTTGCTGCTGGTCTTCGCTGTAGGCTTCCTGTGCCATGACCTCCGGTCACACAGCTCTTTCCAGG CCTCCCTTACTGGCCGGTTGCTTCGATCATCTGGCTTCTTACCTGCTAGCCAACAAGCGTGTGCCAAGCTCTTCTCCTACAGTCTGCAAGGCTACAG CTGGCTGGAGGAGACACTGCCGCTCTGGGGCTCCCACCTGCTCACCGTGGTGCGGCCCAGCTTGCAGCTGGCCTGGGCTCACACCAATGCCACAGTCAGCTTCCTTTCTGCCCACTGTGCCTCTCACCTTGCGTGGTTTGGTGACAGTCTCACCAGTCTCTCTCAGAGG CTACAGATCCAGCTCCCCGATTCCGTGAATCAGCTACTCTGCTATCTGAGAGAGCTGCCCCTGCTTTTCCACCAGAATGTGCTGCTGCCACTGTGGCACCTCTTGCTTGAGGCCCTGGCCCGGGCCCAGGAGCACTGCCATGAGGCATGCAG AGGTGAGGTGACCTGGGACTGCATGAAGACACAGCTCAGTGAGGCTGTCCACTGGACCTGGCTTTGCCTACAGGACATTACAGTGGCTTTCTTGGACTGGGCACTTGCCCTGATATCCCAGCAGTAG
- the TMEM214 gene encoding transmembrane protein 214 isoform X7, giving the protein MATKTAGVGRWEVVKKGRRPGAGAGAGGRGGGRKRRALGEANGVWKYDLTPAIQTTSTLYERGFENIMKRQNKEQVPPPAVEPKKPGNKKQPKKVATPPNQNQKQGRFRGLEEALKALDVADLQKELDKSQSVFSGNPSIWLKDLASYLNYKLQAPLSEPTLSQHTHDYPYSLVSRELRGIIRGLLAKAAGSLELFFDHCLFTMLQELDKTPGESLHGYRICIQAILQDKPKIATANLGKFLELLRSHQSRPAKCLTIMWALGQAGFANLTEGLKVWLGIMLPVLGIKSLSPFAITYLDRLLLMHPNLTKGFGMIGPKDFFPLLDFAYMPNNSLTPSLQEQLCQLYPRLKVLAFGAKLDSTLHTYFPSFLSRATPSCPPEMKKEVQKSLQETIQSLKLTNQELLRKGSSNNQDVVTCDMACKGLLQQVQGPRLPWTRLLLLLLVFAVGFLCHDLRSHSSFQASLTGRLLRSSGFLPASQQACAKLFSYSLQGYSWLEETLPLWGSHLLTVVRPSLQLAWAHTNATVSFLSAHCASHLAWFGDSLTSLSQRLQIQLPDSVNQLLCYLRELPLLFHQNVLLPLWHLLLEALARAQEHCHEACRGEVTWDCMKTQLSEAVHWTWLCLQDITVAFLDWALALISQQ; this is encoded by the exons ATGGCGACCAAGACGGCGGGCGTGGGGCGGTGGGAGGTAGTGAAGAAGGGTCGGCGGCCTGGGGCCGGCGCCGGCGCCGGCGGCCGAGGCGGCGGCAGGAAACGCAGGGCGCTCGGGGAAGCAAACGGAGTGTGGAAATACGACCTGACCC CTGCAATCCAGACCACAAGCACCCTTTATGAGCGGGGCTTTGAGAATATCATGAAGCGGCAGAATAAGGAGCAGGTCCCACCCCCTGCTGTGGAGCCTAAGAAACCAGGGAACAAGAAGCAGCCAAAGAAGGTGGCAACTCCTCCCAACCAAAACCAGAAGCAGGGCCGCTTCCGCGGCCTGGAGGAAGCACTGAAAGCT CTGGATGTGGCAGACCTGCAGAAGGAACTGGACAAGAGCCAGAGTGTGTTCTCTGGAAACCCATCCATATGGTTGAAGGACCTGGCCAGCTATCTCAACTACAAGCTACAAGCTCCTCTAAGTGAACCCACGCTGAGCCAGCATACTCATG ATTATCCCTACAGCCTGGTGAGCCGGGAGCTGCGTGGGATCATCCGAGGGCTGCTGGCGAAGGCAGCAGGGTCTCTGGAGCTCTTTTTTGACCACTGTCTGTTCACCATGTTGCAAGAGCTGGATAAGACACCAG GGGAGTCACTACATGGTTACCGCATCTGTATCCAGGCCATCCTGCAAGACAAGCCCAAGATTGCCACCGCAAACCTAGGCAAG TTCCTGGAACTGCTGAGGTCCCACCAGAGCCGACCAGCAAAGTGTCTGACCATCATGTGGGCCCTGGGTCAAGCAGGTTTTGCCAACCTCACCGAGGGACTGAAAG TGTGGCTGGGGATCATGCTGCCTGTGCTGGGCATCAAGTCTCTGTCTCCCTTTGCCATCACATACCTGGATCGGCTGCTCCT GATGCATCCCAACCTTACCAAGGGCTTCGGCATGATTGGCCCCAAGGACTTCTTCCCACTTCTGGACTTTGCCTATATGCCGAACAACTCCCTGACACCCAG cctgcaGGAGCAGCTGTGTCAGCTCTACCCCCGACTGAAAGTGCTGGCATTTGGAGCAAAGCTGGATTCCACCCTGCATACCTACTTCCCTTCTTTCCTGTCCAGAGCCACCCCTAGCTGTCCCCCTGAGATGAAGAAAGAG GTACAGAAGTCTTTGCAAGAAACCATTCAGTCCCTCAAGCTTACCAACCAGGAGCTGCTGAGGAAGGGTAGCAGTAACAACCAGGATGTCGTCACCTGTGACATGGCCTGCAAG GGCCTGTTGCAGCAGGTTCAGGGTCCTCGGCTGCCCTGGACGCGGCTCCTCCTGTTGCTGCTGGTCTTCGCTGTAGGCTTCCTGTGCCATGACCTCCGGTCACACAGCTCTTTCCAGG CCTCCCTTACTGGCCGGTTGCTTCGATCATCTGGCTTCTTACCTGCTAGCCAACAAGCGTGTGCCAAGCTCTTCTCCTACAGTCTGCAAGGCTACAG CTGGCTGGAGGAGACACTGCCGCTCTGGGGCTCCCACCTGCTCACCGTGGTGCGGCCCAGCTTGCAGCTGGCCTGGGCTCACACCAATGCCACAGTCAGCTTCCTTTCTGCCCACTGTGCCTCTCACCTTGCGTGGTTTGGTGACAGTCTCACCAGTCTCTCTCAGAGG CTACAGATCCAGCTCCCCGATTCCGTGAATCAGCTACTCTGCTATCTGAGAGAGCTGCCCCTGCTTTTCCACCAGAATGTGCTGCTGCCACTGTGGCACCTCTTGCTTGAGGCCCTGGCCCGGGCCCAGGAGCACTGCCATGAGGCATGCAG AGGTGAGGTGACCTGGGACTGCATGAAGACACAGCTCAGTGAGGCTGTCCACTGGACCTGGCTTTGCCTACAGGACATTACAGTGGCTTTCTTGGACTGGGCACTTGCCCTGATATCCCAGCAGTAG
- the TMEM214 gene encoding transmembrane protein 214 isoform X1 produces the protein MATKTAGVGRWEVVKKGRRPGAGAGAGGRGGGRKRRALGEANGVWKYDLTPAIQTTSTLYERGFENIMKRQNKEQVPPPAVEPKKPGNKKQPKKVATPPNQNQKQGRFRGLEEALKALDVADLQKELDKSQSVFSGNPSIWLKDLASYLNYKLQAPLSEPTLSQHTHDYPYSLVSRELRGIIRGLLAKAAGSLELFFDHCLFTMLQELDKTPGESLHGYRICIQAILQDKPKIATANLGKFLELLRSHQSRPAKCLTIMWALGQAGFANLTEGLKVWLGIMLPVLGIKSLSPFAITYLDRLLLMHPNLTKGFGMIGPKDFFPLLDFAYMPNNSLTPSLQEQLCQLYPRLKVLAFGAKLDSTLHTYFPSFLSRATPSCPPEMKKELPVDSCLPRSLELHPQKMDPKRQHIQGGCAAWMASLTGRGSPLSTPRLCQPHAPSSLSLCRAVQLLSSLTECLMVDPLSASVWRQLYPKHLSQSSLLLEHLLSSWEQIPKKVQKSLQETIQSLKLTNQELLRKGSSNNQDVVTCDMACKGLLQQVQGPRLPWTRLLLLLLVFAVGFLCHDLRSHSSFQASLTGRLLRSSGFLPASQQACAKLFSYSLQGYSWLEETLPLWGSHLLTVVRPSLQLAWAHTNATVSFLSAHCASHLAWFGDSLTSLSQRLQIQLPDSVNQLLCYLRELPLLFHQNVLLPLWHLLLEALARAQEHCHEACRGEVTWDCMKTQLSEAVHWTWLCLQDITVAFLDWALALISQQ, from the exons ATGGCGACCAAGACGGCGGGCGTGGGGCGGTGGGAGGTAGTGAAGAAGGGTCGGCGGCCTGGGGCCGGCGCCGGCGCCGGCGGCCGAGGCGGCGGCAGGAAACGCAGGGCGCTCGGGGAAGCAAACGGAGTGTGGAAATACGACCTGACCC CTGCAATCCAGACCACAAGCACCCTTTATGAGCGGGGCTTTGAGAATATCATGAAGCGGCAGAATAAGGAGCAGGTCCCACCCCCTGCTGTGGAGCCTAAGAAACCAGGGAACAAGAAGCAGCCAAAGAAGGTGGCAACTCCTCCCAACCAAAACCAGAAGCAGGGCCGCTTCCGCGGCCTGGAGGAAGCACTGAAAGCT CTGGATGTGGCAGACCTGCAGAAGGAACTGGACAAGAGCCAGAGTGTGTTCTCTGGAAACCCATCCATATGGTTGAAGGACCTGGCCAGCTATCTCAACTACAAGCTACAAGCTCCTCTAAGTGAACCCACGCTGAGCCAGCATACTCATG ATTATCCCTACAGCCTGGTGAGCCGGGAGCTGCGTGGGATCATCCGAGGGCTGCTGGCGAAGGCAGCAGGGTCTCTGGAGCTCTTTTTTGACCACTGTCTGTTCACCATGTTGCAAGAGCTGGATAAGACACCAG GGGAGTCACTACATGGTTACCGCATCTGTATCCAGGCCATCCTGCAAGACAAGCCCAAGATTGCCACCGCAAACCTAGGCAAG TTCCTGGAACTGCTGAGGTCCCACCAGAGCCGACCAGCAAAGTGTCTGACCATCATGTGGGCCCTGGGTCAAGCAGGTTTTGCCAACCTCACCGAGGGACTGAAAG TGTGGCTGGGGATCATGCTGCCTGTGCTGGGCATCAAGTCTCTGTCTCCCTTTGCCATCACATACCTGGATCGGCTGCTCCT GATGCATCCCAACCTTACCAAGGGCTTCGGCATGATTGGCCCCAAGGACTTCTTCCCACTTCTGGACTTTGCCTATATGCCGAACAACTCCCTGACACCCAG cctgcaGGAGCAGCTGTGTCAGCTCTACCCCCGACTGAAAGTGCTGGCATTTGGAGCAAAGCTGGATTCCACCCTGCATACCTACTTCCCTTCTTTCCTGTCCAGAGCCACCCCTAGCTGTCCCCCTGAGATGAAGAAAGAG CTCCCTGTTGACAGCTGCCTGCCCCGCTCACTCGAGCTTCACCCTCAGAAGATGGATCCCAAGAGACAGCACATTCAG GGTGGATGTGCGGCCTGGATGGCCTCGCTTACGGGAAGGGGATCACCTCTTAGCACTCCCCGCCTCTGCCAGCCCCATGCCCCCAGCAGCCTCTCCCTCTGTCGTGCTGTGCAGCTCCTGAGCAGCCTGACTGAGTGCCTGATGGTGGACCCCCTCAGTGCCAGCGTCTGGAGGCAGCTGTACCCTAAGCACCTGTCACAGTCCAg CCTTCTGCTGGAGCACTTGCTCAGCTCCTGGGAGCAGATTCCCAAGAAG GTACAGAAGTCTTTGCAAGAAACCATTCAGTCCCTCAAGCTTACCAACCAGGAGCTGCTGAGGAAGGGTAGCAGTAACAACCAGGATGTCGTCACCTGTGACATGGCCTGCAAG GGCCTGTTGCAGCAGGTTCAGGGTCCTCGGCTGCCCTGGACGCGGCTCCTCCTGTTGCTGCTGGTCTTCGCTGTAGGCTTCCTGTGCCATGACCTCCGGTCACACAGCTCTTTCCAGG CCTCCCTTACTGGCCGGTTGCTTCGATCATCTGGCTTCTTACCTGCTAGCCAACAAGCGTGTGCCAAGCTCTTCTCCTACAGTCTGCAAGGCTACAG CTGGCTGGAGGAGACACTGCCGCTCTGGGGCTCCCACCTGCTCACCGTGGTGCGGCCCAGCTTGCAGCTGGCCTGGGCTCACACCAATGCCACAGTCAGCTTCCTTTCTGCCCACTGTGCCTCTCACCTTGCGTGGTTTGGTGACAGTCTCACCAGTCTCTCTCAGAGG CTACAGATCCAGCTCCCCGATTCCGTGAATCAGCTACTCTGCTATCTGAGAGAGCTGCCCCTGCTTTTCCACCAGAATGTGCTGCTGCCACTGTGGCACCTCTTGCTTGAGGCCCTGGCCCGGGCCCAGGAGCACTGCCATGAGGCATGCAG AGGTGAGGTGACCTGGGACTGCATGAAGACACAGCTCAGTGAGGCTGTCCACTGGACCTGGCTTTGCCTACAGGACATTACAGTGGCTTTCTTGGACTGGGCACTTGCCCTGATATCCCAGCAGTAG
- the TMEM214 gene encoding transmembrane protein 214 isoform X4 codes for MATKTAGVGRWEVVKKGRRPGAGAGAGGRGGGRKRRALGEANGVWKYDLTPAIQTTSTLYERGFENIMKRQNKEQVPPPAVEPKKPGNKKQPKKVATPPNQNQKQGRFRGLEEALKALDVADLQKELDKSQSVFSGNPSIWLKDLASYLNYKLQAPLSEPTLSQHTHGESLHGYRICIQAILQDKPKIATANLGKFLELLRSHQSRPAKCLTIMWALGQAGFANLTEGLKVWLGIMLPVLGIKSLSPFAITYLDRLLLMHPNLTKGFGMIGPKDFFPLLDFAYMPNNSLTPSLQEQLCQLYPRLKVLAFGAKLDSTLHTYFPSFLSRATPSCPPEMKKELPVDSCLPRSLELHPQKMDPKRQHIQGGCAAWMASLTGRGSPLSTPRLCQPHAPSSLSLCRAVQLLSSLTECLMVDPLSASVWRQLYPKHLSQSSLLLEHLLSSWEQIPKKVQKSLQETIQSLKLTNQELLRKGSSNNQDVVTCDMACKGLLQQVQGPRLPWTRLLLLLLVFAVGFLCHDLRSHSSFQASLTGRLLRSSGFLPASQQACAKLFSYSLQGYSWLEETLPLWGSHLLTVVRPSLQLAWAHTNATVSFLSAHCASHLAWFGDSLTSLSQRLQIQLPDSVNQLLCYLRELPLLFHQNVLLPLWHLLLEALARAQEHCHEACRGEVTWDCMKTQLSEAVHWTWLCLQDITVAFLDWALALISQQ; via the exons ATGGCGACCAAGACGGCGGGCGTGGGGCGGTGGGAGGTAGTGAAGAAGGGTCGGCGGCCTGGGGCCGGCGCCGGCGCCGGCGGCCGAGGCGGCGGCAGGAAACGCAGGGCGCTCGGGGAAGCAAACGGAGTGTGGAAATACGACCTGACCC CTGCAATCCAGACCACAAGCACCCTTTATGAGCGGGGCTTTGAGAATATCATGAAGCGGCAGAATAAGGAGCAGGTCCCACCCCCTGCTGTGGAGCCTAAGAAACCAGGGAACAAGAAGCAGCCAAAGAAGGTGGCAACTCCTCCCAACCAAAACCAGAAGCAGGGCCGCTTCCGCGGCCTGGAGGAAGCACTGAAAGCT CTGGATGTGGCAGACCTGCAGAAGGAACTGGACAAGAGCCAGAGTGTGTTCTCTGGAAACCCATCCATATGGTTGAAGGACCTGGCCAGCTATCTCAACTACAAGCTACAAGCTCCTCTAAGTGAACCCACGCTGAGCCAGCATACTCATG GGGAGTCACTACATGGTTACCGCATCTGTATCCAGGCCATCCTGCAAGACAAGCCCAAGATTGCCACCGCAAACCTAGGCAAG TTCCTGGAACTGCTGAGGTCCCACCAGAGCCGACCAGCAAAGTGTCTGACCATCATGTGGGCCCTGGGTCAAGCAGGTTTTGCCAACCTCACCGAGGGACTGAAAG TGTGGCTGGGGATCATGCTGCCTGTGCTGGGCATCAAGTCTCTGTCTCCCTTTGCCATCACATACCTGGATCGGCTGCTCCT GATGCATCCCAACCTTACCAAGGGCTTCGGCATGATTGGCCCCAAGGACTTCTTCCCACTTCTGGACTTTGCCTATATGCCGAACAACTCCCTGACACCCAG cctgcaGGAGCAGCTGTGTCAGCTCTACCCCCGACTGAAAGTGCTGGCATTTGGAGCAAAGCTGGATTCCACCCTGCATACCTACTTCCCTTCTTTCCTGTCCAGAGCCACCCCTAGCTGTCCCCCTGAGATGAAGAAAGAG CTCCCTGTTGACAGCTGCCTGCCCCGCTCACTCGAGCTTCACCCTCAGAAGATGGATCCCAAGAGACAGCACATTCAG GGTGGATGTGCGGCCTGGATGGCCTCGCTTACGGGAAGGGGATCACCTCTTAGCACTCCCCGCCTCTGCCAGCCCCATGCCCCCAGCAGCCTCTCCCTCTGTCGTGCTGTGCAGCTCCTGAGCAGCCTGACTGAGTGCCTGATGGTGGACCCCCTCAGTGCCAGCGTCTGGAGGCAGCTGTACCCTAAGCACCTGTCACAGTCCAg CCTTCTGCTGGAGCACTTGCTCAGCTCCTGGGAGCAGATTCCCAAGAAG GTACAGAAGTCTTTGCAAGAAACCATTCAGTCCCTCAAGCTTACCAACCAGGAGCTGCTGAGGAAGGGTAGCAGTAACAACCAGGATGTCGTCACCTGTGACATGGCCTGCAAG GGCCTGTTGCAGCAGGTTCAGGGTCCTCGGCTGCCCTGGACGCGGCTCCTCCTGTTGCTGCTGGTCTTCGCTGTAGGCTTCCTGTGCCATGACCTCCGGTCACACAGCTCTTTCCAGG CCTCCCTTACTGGCCGGTTGCTTCGATCATCTGGCTTCTTACCTGCTAGCCAACAAGCGTGTGCCAAGCTCTTCTCCTACAGTCTGCAAGGCTACAG CTGGCTGGAGGAGACACTGCCGCTCTGGGGCTCCCACCTGCTCACCGTGGTGCGGCCCAGCTTGCAGCTGGCCTGGGCTCACACCAATGCCACAGTCAGCTTCCTTTCTGCCCACTGTGCCTCTCACCTTGCGTGGTTTGGTGACAGTCTCACCAGTCTCTCTCAGAGG CTACAGATCCAGCTCCCCGATTCCGTGAATCAGCTACTCTGCTATCTGAGAGAGCTGCCCCTGCTTTTCCACCAGAATGTGCTGCTGCCACTGTGGCACCTCTTGCTTGAGGCCCTGGCCCGGGCCCAGGAGCACTGCCATGAGGCATGCAG AGGTGAGGTGACCTGGGACTGCATGAAGACACAGCTCAGTGAGGCTGTCCACTGGACCTGGCTTTGCCTACAGGACATTACAGTGGCTTTCTTGGACTGGGCACTTGCCCTGATATCCCAGCAGTAG
- the TMEM214 gene encoding transmembrane protein 214 isoform X3: protein MATKTAGVGRWEVVKKGRRPGAGAGAGGRGGGRKRRALGEANGVWKYDLTPAIQTTSTLYERGFENIMKRQNKEQVPPPAVEPKKPGNKKQPKKVATPPNQNQKQGRFRGLEEALKALDVADLQKELDKSQSVFSGNPSIWLKDLASYLNYKLQAPLSEPTLSQHTHDYPYSLVSRELRGIIRGLLAKAAGSLELFFDHCLFTMLQELDKTPGESLHGYRICIQAILQDKPKIATANLGKFLELLRSHQSRPAKCLTIMWALGQAGFANLTEGLKVWLGIMLPVLGIKSLSPFAITYLDRLLLMHPNLTKGFGMIGPKDFFPLLDFAYMPNNSLTPSLQEQLCQLYPRLKVLAFGAKLDSTLHTYFPSFLSRATPSCPPEMKKELPVDSCLPRSLELHPQKMDPKRQHIQLLSSLTECLMVDPLSASVWRQLYPKHLSQSSLLLEHLLSSWEQIPKKVQKSLQETIQSLKLTNQELLRKGSSNNQDVVTCDMACKGLLQQVQGPRLPWTRLLLLLLVFAVGFLCHDLRSHSSFQASLTGRLLRSSGFLPASQQACAKLFSYSLQGYSWLEETLPLWGSHLLTVVRPSLQLAWAHTNATVSFLSAHCASHLAWFGDSLTSLSQRLQIQLPDSVNQLLCYLRELPLLFHQNVLLPLWHLLLEALARAQEHCHEACRGEVTWDCMKTQLSEAVHWTWLCLQDITVAFLDWALALISQQ, encoded by the exons ATGGCGACCAAGACGGCGGGCGTGGGGCGGTGGGAGGTAGTGAAGAAGGGTCGGCGGCCTGGGGCCGGCGCCGGCGCCGGCGGCCGAGGCGGCGGCAGGAAACGCAGGGCGCTCGGGGAAGCAAACGGAGTGTGGAAATACGACCTGACCC CTGCAATCCAGACCACAAGCACCCTTTATGAGCGGGGCTTTGAGAATATCATGAAGCGGCAGAATAAGGAGCAGGTCCCACCCCCTGCTGTGGAGCCTAAGAAACCAGGGAACAAGAAGCAGCCAAAGAAGGTGGCAACTCCTCCCAACCAAAACCAGAAGCAGGGCCGCTTCCGCGGCCTGGAGGAAGCACTGAAAGCT CTGGATGTGGCAGACCTGCAGAAGGAACTGGACAAGAGCCAGAGTGTGTTCTCTGGAAACCCATCCATATGGTTGAAGGACCTGGCCAGCTATCTCAACTACAAGCTACAAGCTCCTCTAAGTGAACCCACGCTGAGCCAGCATACTCATG ATTATCCCTACAGCCTGGTGAGCCGGGAGCTGCGTGGGATCATCCGAGGGCTGCTGGCGAAGGCAGCAGGGTCTCTGGAGCTCTTTTTTGACCACTGTCTGTTCACCATGTTGCAAGAGCTGGATAAGACACCAG GGGAGTCACTACATGGTTACCGCATCTGTATCCAGGCCATCCTGCAAGACAAGCCCAAGATTGCCACCGCAAACCTAGGCAAG TTCCTGGAACTGCTGAGGTCCCACCAGAGCCGACCAGCAAAGTGTCTGACCATCATGTGGGCCCTGGGTCAAGCAGGTTTTGCCAACCTCACCGAGGGACTGAAAG TGTGGCTGGGGATCATGCTGCCTGTGCTGGGCATCAAGTCTCTGTCTCCCTTTGCCATCACATACCTGGATCGGCTGCTCCT GATGCATCCCAACCTTACCAAGGGCTTCGGCATGATTGGCCCCAAGGACTTCTTCCCACTTCTGGACTTTGCCTATATGCCGAACAACTCCCTGACACCCAG cctgcaGGAGCAGCTGTGTCAGCTCTACCCCCGACTGAAAGTGCTGGCATTTGGAGCAAAGCTGGATTCCACCCTGCATACCTACTTCCCTTCTTTCCTGTCCAGAGCCACCCCTAGCTGTCCCCCTGAGATGAAGAAAGAG CTCCCTGTTGACAGCTGCCTGCCCCGCTCACTCGAGCTTCACCCTCAGAAGATGGATCCCAAGAGACAGCACATTCAG CTCCTGAGCAGCCTGACTGAGTGCCTGATGGTGGACCCCCTCAGTGCCAGCGTCTGGAGGCAGCTGTACCCTAAGCACCTGTCACAGTCCAg CCTTCTGCTGGAGCACTTGCTCAGCTCCTGGGAGCAGATTCCCAAGAAG GTACAGAAGTCTTTGCAAGAAACCATTCAGTCCCTCAAGCTTACCAACCAGGAGCTGCTGAGGAAGGGTAGCAGTAACAACCAGGATGTCGTCACCTGTGACATGGCCTGCAAG GGCCTGTTGCAGCAGGTTCAGGGTCCTCGGCTGCCCTGGACGCGGCTCCTCCTGTTGCTGCTGGTCTTCGCTGTAGGCTTCCTGTGCCATGACCTCCGGTCACACAGCTCTTTCCAGG CCTCCCTTACTGGCCGGTTGCTTCGATCATCTGGCTTCTTACCTGCTAGCCAACAAGCGTGTGCCAAGCTCTTCTCCTACAGTCTGCAAGGCTACAG CTGGCTGGAGGAGACACTGCCGCTCTGGGGCTCCCACCTGCTCACCGTGGTGCGGCCCAGCTTGCAGCTGGCCTGGGCTCACACCAATGCCACAGTCAGCTTCCTTTCTGCCCACTGTGCCTCTCACCTTGCGTGGTTTGGTGACAGTCTCACCAGTCTCTCTCAGAGG CTACAGATCCAGCTCCCCGATTCCGTGAATCAGCTACTCTGCTATCTGAGAGAGCTGCCCCTGCTTTTCCACCAGAATGTGCTGCTGCCACTGTGGCACCTCTTGCTTGAGGCCCTGGCCCGGGCCCAGGAGCACTGCCATGAGGCATGCAG AGGTGAGGTGACCTGGGACTGCATGAAGACACAGCTCAGTGAGGCTGTCCACTGGACCTGGCTTTGCCTACAGGACATTACAGTGGCTTTCTTGGACTGGGCACTTGCCCTGATATCCCAGCAGTAG